The following nucleotide sequence is from Populus nigra chromosome 15, ddPopNigr1.1, whole genome shotgun sequence.
TTGAAAGTTTTAGTTAGCTATTTGATGATATGCATCAACATTCCACTTCTACATACTTATAGGCGTTAGAGGTTTCCAAGATgaatcatttcttttatttgttctgTCAATCCACATAATAAGACCatctaaagaatgaaataagCTTGACCCACTATAGTAGAAATTCACACCAttacatttcaattaaaaaaaataatacaaatcatcttaatatgtttttttttcataaaaaatcaagttattatTACGAGCATTCTAAACAAATCGAAGTATACCAAAAAAGAATTAGAATATCCAGATTTAAATCCCCCacctctattatttttaaacctcaCTTAATTGGGTGGAAGAAACCACTAATCTCagtgattataataataatcacttgATGATTCCATAGTTCGGTAATTTGCTTAGCACACGTGCAAGTTGCCATTAAAGGAACTTCCACTATCTTTATTCTTCAATTATACCTCCTTTCCCAAGACTGTAcatgaaaaatcattttcatcGTAACAGGGTAATTCGGATATTAGTGTGGATGCATAGATGCTTTTACAATAACAAATAAGAGCactaaactatatatattcacTGGATTCTCAGTTTACAATGTCATCTCACTCTGTCATGAGATTTGGATTCAAAACCTGACCACAAACGTCTTgacagagagagaaaaaaagatgaattaataattttcttattttcaagGATTAGgtattcttaacctttttttaatgtattaatattaatccCTTTTCAAATGTTCAACAAATCATCGGTactgattaaaaaagaaagaaaaagacatgATCATCCATCACTAGAGCCAGCATCTCAATTATAGAAAAGATTATATCACACAAGTATCCATCACcctgttgatttttctgctaGCCGGCCCATAGGAGAATTTTATCAAGATCCCAACAATGTTcaattatctcttttttttatataattttatgatttattgttATTACTTTATATTAGTCTATTCCCTAGGACTATCATCTTTACAACCCATGTCCCTTTCTGATGTCCATGGTAGGTAAATGAAAACTGAAAAAGGTTGTAGATCGACGACTAAGATTATCATTTCTGCGTTGGCTGCCCCCGTAATGAAGAATGATGAAGATGACACTTCAAATTTGGGGCACAGGATTTTGGCTTCCCCACTCGGCGCACCCACCTGGTGGCTGGTGGGCCTTCGCTGCACCATTACAATGGTGGAGTTTCCACTTCTGTGGGTGTTTGTGAACATGataaattttgtcttttttagagttttgttggttgaaaatatattaaaattttatttttgatatttaaaaatttaaaaacattaaaaaataatttaaaacaataaaaaatcaagtcttaaaataaaaaaagtttcaacCTCGCCCTGGCAGTGAATTGCCATGCATGACCAACATTAATGgttggttttcttcttcttcttcttcttcttcacaatGGTGGAGTTTCCACCTTTGCATTTTTTAATCTAGGACGGGGAATTGCCACGCATTAATTACCAGAAATGGTTGCTTATCAAGTGATTGTGGAATCATATGGATTTATGCTGAGCCGGACTGCAAAATTCACTGCTTTGGGTACTTCTTAAAAGTTCAaatgatttaagaaaataataataaaaaaaaaagacttactAGATTTTTTATCGGTTCGACTGAGtcacaaaataatctaaattttaaattatattatattatattagattaatttttttctatttattataaaatccaAACCTTCAAAGCGATGTAAAGTTTAATAACAGGGATTTCACTAAGCATGCCTCCTAGAAATAGCAACTTTCAAACATGCAAACAACCATAACATATAACGTTCATTTACTGTGATTTATTAAATTCCAAGCTTTATTCTGTAACATTTGACCTAAACGAGTACATGTATATTAGCatttaatcattgttttttataaaataaaaattatgtagttaaaataaaatggatgagacaacacagaaaataaaaataaaattgtatttgataataacaaagaagaacacgatgaatatttttatatcatgtttagTTAATAACAAAGAAGAACACAATTGTTTTACCTTTGATATATATTATCACACTTACAGtgtcttaaaataataatatatacaaaTCATTGTGTTTGCTTTATTTATATaagaattcattattttttttaattaatttaaaacagtAATTTTTCCGCTCatcaaaattaagttaaaatttttttggaattatcATAAGGGAagataattcattgctaaaatagatgatatatttaaattatgatattttctctcttctcgcTTCTGATCACTTAATTTCTTtctcttatttatatttttcatattttttttataattcttgcttttatattttctaattttcatatttcaaaTCTAATAATgaaatcaagttaattaaaatcaatgataCATATTCAATTGTAAGTATAGAGATTGAAATATGAaacatttaaagaaatatttgtgaggaaaaaactcacaaaaaaaaattaacttgattttatttgtctttgtcctctttatttttttgaaggaaCAAAAGTTAATAGAGTAAAGCCTCGCATATTCTCTGAGAAATAATGTTCTGCCCTTTTAGCTAGCTTGGGTTCTAACACGCCCTGCAGATAAAGAGCATCACAGCTTAGAAATAAATCAATCTACAAACTGTTAAATCACCTTTGGCATGAGCAAAATGTAgacacaaaattaaaatagagcCACTTAATCTCAGTAGTGAAAAGAATCATACTTGAGAAGCACTCTAGCAGCCTCTTAACACTCTATGCCACACGAAGATTATATCCAGGGCTGGAGGTCAAGGGATTCTTCGAGCCTGAGAACGCCAATAATAAGCTCGTGTTCTTTAGTGATCTACCAATCAAAAAGACTCGAGCTCGGTTTTGTCTGAATTTtcgttgaagaagaagaagaagattttcgCAAGGAAAGTAGCTAGCTATACGCTTCTGTATATTCAGCTTACTGAAGTAAAGACGTTAGTTAGTCAAAAATCCACAAAATCTAATATGGAATCGACTATTGATGAAATCTTAAGGAGGAATGAGCTCAGATTTTTAATGTATAATACTGCTGTAGGACTCAGGTTAACTACATACAAATTAACGCACCATGCATAAGCATTTATACAAGGCACTTGCTGAGGTAAATAAGACTTGGTTCAACTTACAACTCCTATTTGCTAAGATATTGTAAAGGTGGAATGAAGccatgaaattaaatgatgCTCGACTTACAACAAGCCCATCAGATAAACAGGACAAATACAGTCAGTATCACAGAAATAAAATGACCTTATGCAATCTGAAATTTTAGATGCAATCTGAAATTTTAGAGGTAGTCttgcttgaaaatatagaaTACAGCACATGGATCCGATCATCACCTTGCAGTTCATGCGCGTAAGGCAAGCATGGCTTGAAAGCAACATTCCTGATTGATCCAATATGCCGTTTTTCAGACCCAAATATTCATTTTCAATCAGCCTGCATGTGCAGAACAGTAAGATTCAGAGAGACCTAAATCTTTAAAAGAATTGGGATAATCTTTGTATCTAAGACAGAGCAGCCCAGCTAGTATGAAATAAGCAACAATCAGTTCTTGACAAGCATGCCTTCATAACAAGGATAGGGATAATCCTACAATAGAATGCATACAAAGGATATAGGAGCCTGAGGGCCACACACATCCATGGAAAAGATGCTTCTTTCAGGAAATTAAAGGGCCTGGAATAGAGCTGTTTGCATAGAATGCAGTATCAACTAATCAAGCCCAAAATTCTTAAGGCAGCATTTGGTTGTTATCTTGAGATAAAAGATACGAAGATAGTGAAGACAGAGAGGACATATCCTCCTCGTATACAAATAAGacatgcatgaaaacaaattcCAATAAGCAGGTGCGATTATTGGAGAAATATGCCTACCATTTCGAAAGCCAGCAGGTTTGCGACTCCAACCCATCAAATACACCCATATAGATTGGAATGAACAGTTGAACACCATACGGAGCTTAATAAACCACCCTCTCTCATTTTAACAGAGagaggaaaaaggaaaacaaaatctgaaattaaaactGAAAATCCGAAATTAAAcggaaagaataaaaaaaatgaaacaaacagTATCTCCTAGGATTTTTGAAGGCCTTCCCGATGTGAGCCAGCGAAGCAAGTTGTTCCTATAGAACAAGCCTGTAGAATCTCCTGGCAACTACAATAAGTGTTTTGCATGATAAGAACTCTTATTCGGCTTACACCTAGTATATAAATATGTGCACCAGGCTTTTCACATGGTCTAATTGCAACAAATTTATATCTTACTGTTCAGAACTCGTTATATTACATGATTCACTGAGGCGTAGCCCAGGCTGGGTTTGATTTTGAACTATCAAGGGAGTTCACCTTGTCAAACCTAAATGATCCAGTGAGTCAACTTGCAATCCAAGTAACCTAGTCAAAATCTAAGGTAAaaccttgttaattttattttttttattcattttgtttttttactgtccttgttttggacaaaaaaacaatagaacTGAGTGAACCTGCCGACTTGAAAATTGACTTGCTCAACTTGTAATCTGAATCATGGCCCGGGCCAAGCCGGATCTTATAACTATACTTCTCTGCTGACAAGCACGAAGCTGTCTCCAAGAGTCCAAGTTATTCACCAAAGGAAAAGATAGACAACATTCAGATGTGGAAAGGAAGTTTCACATATGATCCTGGACATCAATAGTCAAACATTTGGAGGACTTTGATATATGCAAGATGGATCTCTCATCTTACAACACAGAGGGAAGAAGTGTCAGTCCAGAAACAATGTCAAAGAGCTTAATGAGATACCTATATTTGGTTTATATTGTTCTGTAAaagaaacaaatctaaaattttctACTCGGGTCTCAAGGGCCTCGGATATTGAAATTAAAGACCCTACGAACCAGGCACGGAATCTACAGTAGTACAGAATTGATAAAACTTACTGGTATTGATTTTCAATCACAACGCTACATAAAGATTAAGAACAATTATTAAACAGAACCTGATGATCAATGCGAGCACCAAGTGGACAAATTCGACAAGGAGAGACCACCACTCTCACTTCTTCAGGACCTCTCCCAGCCATTGTAGGCTTACTATCCTTTATTTCATTAAGCTgagaaacaaaaaccaaaagaaagctCATCGCAGTGAGAGAAAAGCCAGCATCTTTTAGTCAAGAAATGCCCCACCATAAACTCAAATCAAGAACACAGCGACAAAAAGTAAATCCCATAAAAACTTTCTATTGGATCAAGGCGCAggattatcaataaaaaaacagaactttaaacaaaatttaagcAACCCCGTCAAAAGATAACACACattgtgacaaaaaaaaatcgagaatTTTACCTCATTCTCACTAGGCCAAGAAGAACCACTCATTGTCTTCAAGTTTTTTCTGGTTAAGATAATTGCCAATCAGAGGTTACTGGGTTTGGCTTCTTGGCCTCTGACTGGGAGAAATTATTTCTTCTCTTGGACCAAAGTCTGATCGAGAGAGATTGCCTGATCACTTGTGGATAAAACGACAAAGTAACTGATTGTTGCGATTTGAGTGGTCACATCATGTACATGGTTATTATCTTCCTGTTTTTTGAAGAAAACTAGAGAAGTAAACTTCAAGgatgaaaaagattttttttttattgataaataagaTGAAAAGGAATTTAAATCGGTGACAAAAACTTTCTTAGCTACAACTTTGATTTGACTAAAtcttaataatttgtttaagaacaaaattatttatagcTAAGCTCAAATActtacatgtaaaaaataagtttttatgtttattttgatacgattctttttttaatcaaaatttaatattatttttaaatagaatacTCAGgctcatttaatatatttatgaacttGTCATCATTctatattcaaatttaaaataataatatataaagtaAATTTATAAGAACAATCATGGGGTATATTATAAGAATTGCATTTTGTAAGATTGATAGACAACAACATTtgatcttgtctttttttttttttttttttgctttacatAAAAGCTAACAAGGGCATTATGAGCTTGTTGCCCATGACATGAAATCATTGAAAGGACACTAAAGGAACATATCTATGTTTGGTAAACAGAGAATCCACTCTCCAAACACTAGAAAAGTTGGACATGATAATCtctatgtataaatttgtatattATGGCAAAAAGATATGAGAAAACTTTGTATTATAGAAAAAGTGAGTTCACATTTATCCAAAGTGAAATGTCTCTCTTCAACTTCTATTTTTAAGACATTTTCGGATGATTGTATACAACTTTGAGGATGAACTTAATTAAGTCAAGAATACAAGGACTAGATTAATTATTTGAAGATTGGACAAAATCTCCAATTCCAttggatttaattttaactagtttctttaattttaactaGTTTATCAAATGAGcttttgataattatatttatgattaatttattttaatatcaaaccaCCGAATAcgataaataacaaaaaaaaagctaaaactaaaggtatttttattgaatacaCACAATTTATTATTCActacaataatataattatatttttacctttctcaaaaaaaaaaaaccaatagcaTTAATGTTGGGGTGTTATAGTCTTTTCAAACAGCCTATTAGCCATTTAAAAATTGATCAtggtataaatatattttaccccataagttagattttttaaaattggataAGAAGGGTACTTTTgtctttgtattttaaaaatacagtaaaATGACACCTTTTCCTCTATAAccatttttttcagtttgtttttacATAGTAAAATGACCTAATTAGATGTTGTTTGGTAATGTGATTGCGGGTGAGGTTCATCCACAATCACATATCTCAGTGTTTGGtaacagaaaaaaaagtgatttttattggTGGGACCCACCAATTTTCACTGCTGCCCCACAGTTTGAAAAAGCTGCATTTCGTGGTGATTTCCTCTTAACAGTGGAGCTTGCACTTCTTCACTAAAGTgaatagatgttttttttataaaaaaaaaaccagtgtaattaatttattttacttgcactgttcacgtgaacgtgaacttctaattttttttttaaaaaaaaaatttagtttaaggtgaattaaatttactcgtactgtaatctcaattttattcctgataatatgttacctaattttattgcacgctcaaaaaatcatgaaaactgtagttcttgccgaatgaattttgtacgtaatgaaattgtaattttttttaaaaaaattgagttttactcgaaaaactagtatttaatattatttaataacactatataaattagaaggatatcgcatgATGACATAGTATTTGTGGAATTTAATTgcaattccaattatgttcttgccagatccgacccagttaaaaaaaattcagtttttatttttattttaattgtgttttatttattaaattagaagaatatcgcttgatgacgtaacaaaaaattcagtttttgttgttgcatgcttaagaaaccatgaaaaatatagttattgttggatagatttcgtatgtgatgacattgcatgtagtttaatggaataataaataaattttgatatcaatattatttatttcatgatgtaataatagtagttaaatttacaatatttaaattaaaaatatttttaattattttataaccttaatttgaaaagcatttttttaaccaaatacattaaattactttttatccaacctcaatttcaatcacagttttaaccaaacatatatttttccaaaccaacctcaattaaaaagtactttttataaaacaacttttttaaaaccacaaccacaacagcaactgcaataccaaacacactcttattCTACAagtcaacttttttaaaactggCTAGAAagggtatttttatctttatattttaaaaatacgataaaatgacacttttactcttataataaaaaaaaatcaaaacatgtatttacgagtcttttggtctttttaacttttttttgttatttcagttttttaaaggtcaatttgatttttttatacaaattaattattaattaaatgaaaaaaaaatattggtgtgTCTCAATTGCGTGCTAACACATGGGCGATGCTTGTGAAACCTTCTAATGACAAAAAATGCTCTTTTGTTGTGTCATTGAAAATATGGTCTTATACAGGGGCGAAAGGAAGGGGGGCaagcaggggcccgggccccccCTAAATGTTCTGCccctgtaatatatatataaatcacacttaattacataattacagtaataatatatatatatatatatatatatatatatatatatatatatattattaggtAATTAAGTGTGGATGAAGTTTTTTATTCTACAaaagtgagttttttttactgtaattaagtgtaatttttcaatttgattttttaaaaaattaatttacatagCCCTAATATAAATCCTGTAAATATATAATCATTACTTTGCGCAATAAATTCTGCAGCcggtcaaaaacaaaaataaaaatataaatcataaataaaaattttcaacggaaaaattgaagcaaagccatcaattaatttatttttcatcaaacaaaaaaaaataatttaaatttaaaatctatttttattttattttgagatgtttgttaataatttgatgaggtttttttatataattctaccatttttgcttcatttttttcttagatctgCTAATTTtaccaatttgttttttgaattcttgttataatatttttttaattaattagatatattttattagtttgttttgattatactttgatttttttatgttttgtttttaacagaatcaccaaaattatcaattttttctcacgatatatgttttgattttaggttgaaccatgaacaaaataagaagaatttgatttttttttcaaaaaaaaatattgataactcgCAGCCTAGTGAACCAACTCCAATGTGTAATGTTAAAGTTATGATTGAGCAACTCCAATGCGCCTCAGTTTACAAAGAACCCACGTTGATTAGTGAGAAtagttctttattattttttactttttttcaaagtttattgaacaaaaataatgctTCGTTTTatctaatgtttcttatatactttgtatgtttatatttgatagatataaagaccaacaacattaaattgatgaatatattatgaagatgaaattaacttcgttgctttgactcaatttggtatttcttcgAACCTTTTTACTTTATACAAAGATTATTATATGTTTATagtaagttatttgaataaaactaaattatacaggtttttttataactcatgtataatataataaaataaatattatattttattatattaattatggcCCCCCCTAACAAATAATTCTAGCTCCGCCCCTGGTCTtatacttctttttttgttaatgcgATGTGTGTTAGAGGCGGTAGGATAATTTGTcaccaatgatattttttttccatgtcttCTCTCTTGAAAATCACAAGTTgatcatctttatttttaatatttcaatttcaatttttttttaatttttgttcttgacgttttataaaagttttatttatttttaatttcatctttaatctCAATTTGTCATATATCTGTCATGTTAGCTTGGATTGACTCATGCTgtctttttcttattatttgtttattaattttatcctttcatatattaattggttgaaaattgaacaacattttctttttcgcttgaaaaaaagttttttactgAGTTATCATAGTcacttctttgtttttaatttttttatatgtttattattattgtatatttctttataatcttattaaaataaaatatacttatttGACTGGTTAGATTATAACTCGagttattaattgttttttaaaaaaagatatgttttccaaacttaaacattgttttttcaCAAGGAAAATAACGCTGATAAGCAAATGGCATACCTCTATATAGTATTCCACTAAAtaccaataatatatatatatatatatatatatatatatatatatatatatatatataaggaattaAACCTCAAAACTCCTATTTGGAGGATTGAACTAGCAAACTTGGCAGGTAGTATAAATGTACAATTCGGGTTAGATTTTTGGTTGAATTgcacaaattatgaaacttggAATTCATGACCTGATTTGGATcagattgttttaattaaattggatAAAATATTGACCATTTCAAATCCAATTAAATTGTTAATGATTCAATTACCAATTTAAACTCGACCAGGAACAAAATACTATCACTTGATGACCTGACTACTCCGGCGCTTTTTCAAGTATCAAGTTTGATAATTAcaattaaacctttttttcaaaagaaaaaaaaagggcaaattAGTCCCAAGAAATAAAGCCAAATTCTCTTCAAATTATACTAATTAGCATCTCTCCAACTctcccactctctctctctccaactTGACACTAATCACTCTCACCTTTTCCATAACACCAACCCTCTCCCCTCCTCTCTCATCGACAATGAAGGTAAACAAGATCTGTCAGATTGTAAGGTTCAAGTTATTCATGCACCGTTGGAAGCTAAGGAGTCTTGGAAACAAGAAAAGCAGCCACCAAGAATCAGGCTCATTGACCAAGAAAACACCACCAGCTGGGTATCTTGCAGTTTATGTCGGGATGCAAGAAAAGAGGTTCCTGATACCTACAAGGTTTCTAAACCTGCCAGTTTTTGTTGGGTTGTTAAAGAAAACAGAAGAGGAGTTTGGGTTTCAATGTAATGGAGGACTTGTTTTGCTCTGTGAAGTTGAGTTTTTTGAAGAGGTTTTAAGGTTGTTAGAGAAAGATGAGACCAGATTTGGTAAGTTTGGTATGGAGGATTTTTTCAAGATTGTTTCTTGTGAAGTGGGTTTTGATTCTTGCAAGGAAACAACATCCAGTACTAGTCATGTTTTTACTCCATTGTTGGAGAAGGCTAGGGTTTAACTTCAACATCGCGGGtgctctttttttctatttggaggtttttttttttttttaaagtttttgggtacttgtatattttttttctttctctaaaatagagagtttttttttgggCTCAAACCATCCTTGAGCCCATCATTCAATGGAGTTTGATGGGTTTCAATGAGATGTTGTTGAAGCTTGTTCCTTCCTCATTAATGTTTGGGGTTTTTCTGGCTATTAGGCTAGGCATCAATTTGTTTCGATGATGCCAATGCTGCTGATCTCTTACGATTTTGGGAGCATTAATGTGTTAAGACTGATGTTCTCCTAATGATGGTgatgataaaattttagattaataaactgaaattttcttgtgattattgttctgtttttttcccttctccaTTTAATTTACTGTTGTTTTACCTTCTTCCATGTCTATTATTGTTCAAGTTACAGATTCAAAACTTGATTGCTCTAAGCTTGGCGAGTCTTTAACAACTaatccaatccaaaatagaCCAATTTGCAAAGATTTTTAGAGAATTTTCTTATGCAATTTCAAGCGCAGTTTCTAGCCAATTCCTGAAGTTGGCTCTAGCTTTGGTTGTTGGCTCTAAAGCTGAATCTCAAAATTGCTGATGAAGATAACAGTCAGAGTCACATGGTAGCAGAGGTTCAGGAGACTCCAATCAGATTTGAGAATCAACTAGTAATTGATTAGAAAACAACAATCTTTCGAAGCTTAAAATAATGGGAAACTGTTCCGTGCTCTAGTCAATCACAGGCTTTGATTCTTCCATGAATATATTAAAGAACACCAAGCTGCCTTTTCTTACTGGTTTTTTCCCTTCCAGTGCTTATGATAACAGGTCatgaaaactattttaaaaaattctttcaaaTACAGCCCGAACATACTAGTTGAAACCAtagcttatttttatttaaaattaatattttttaagtatttttagatcattttaattttaatatatgatatcaaaataattttttaaaaataaaaaaaaatattattttgatatatttttttagtaagaaaacactttaaaaaataaacacaatcatACTCTCAAATACCTTCTAAATTCTTCTATGAGAATCAACTTTGTAATTCATTGAGTCGAAAAGcgagtttaattttaaactaatttcaaaattaatcttgtaaaatttgatcaaaCTATACTAAGACCTCACCGCATCAATtctaacaatttttttgaattgctATCCGAAACGATATTGTTTTAAGATTGATCCAATATCTAGATTTGAAACCGGGTTAATCTTAATAATAATGTAATGAATGAATAAgataatgaattttgaaaaat
It contains:
- the LOC133674005 gene encoding auxin-responsive protein SAUR24-like; the encoded protein is MKVNKICQIVRFKLFMHRWKLRSLGNKKSSHQESGSLTKKTPPAGYLAVYVGMQEKRFLIPTRFLNLPVFVGLLKKTEEEFGFQCNGGLVLLCEVEFFEEVLRLLEKDETRFGKFGMEDFFKIVSCEVGFDSCKETTSSTSHVFTPLLEKARV